The Pseudomonas azotoformans genome has a segment encoding these proteins:
- a CDS encoding acyl-CoA dehydrogenase family protein yields the protein MFLSEERDTALAYIPELVPVLEAASLIELERGESKQLATLFKTVGAPGLSIAKELGGGGISAVNLAQVHTWVGAHCPSLAVMMTMHHHTVAGMMAASRFFPDIQGMLGVVARDNLLVASGFAEGRAHANILESTLSVEKTAAGYWVSGSKKPCTMTHHFDAITFGVNYVDPQGQTHIGIGLGLAGDPNIQRKKFWSVPHLQAADSHEVIFDKLLVPEALMYFSKAVDNQLDDVQQGTGEHLFAIWFQLLASASYLGMASALASRALACNKGSQDDRAMLLIDLQGATMAIRGLAVAIDQNRFLRADLARAQATRFAVQEAINRISTRAFEILGGMAFMSSEEVAYLLVATRVLAFHPTSRLASVPFLCEQLS from the coding sequence ATGTTTCTAAGTGAAGAAAGAGATACCGCTTTAGCCTATATTCCTGAGCTGGTGCCTGTTCTTGAAGCGGCCTCACTGATTGAACTTGAACGTGGCGAGTCTAAACAACTGGCCACGTTATTTAAAACAGTCGGCGCGCCAGGACTTTCCATCGCCAAGGAACTTGGCGGTGGAGGGATCAGCGCAGTCAACCTGGCCCAGGTACACACCTGGGTTGGCGCCCATTGCCCTTCATTGGCCGTGATGATGACCATGCACCATCACACGGTGGCCGGCATGATGGCGGCGAGTCGCTTCTTTCCCGATATCCAGGGAATGCTTGGCGTGGTCGCTCGCGACAACCTGTTGGTCGCCTCGGGTTTTGCCGAGGGGCGGGCACACGCCAATATCCTGGAGTCCACGCTGTCCGTAGAAAAAACAGCCGCGGGTTATTGGGTGAGCGGCAGCAAGAAGCCGTGCACGATGACCCATCACTTTGACGCGATCACCTTTGGCGTCAACTACGTCGACCCGCAAGGCCAGACCCATATCGGCATCGGCCTGGGGTTGGCGGGTGATCCGAATATCCAGCGGAAAAAGTTCTGGTCGGTGCCGCATTTGCAGGCCGCCGACAGCCATGAAGTGATCTTCGACAAGCTGTTGGTGCCAGAGGCGTTGATGTATTTCAGCAAGGCCGTGGATAACCAGCTGGACGATGTGCAGCAGGGCACGGGTGAACACTTGTTTGCGATCTGGTTCCAGCTGCTTGCGTCGGCGTCCTACCTGGGCATGGCGTCTGCGTTGGCGTCGAGGGCATTGGCGTGCAACAAAGGCTCGCAGGATGATCGCGCAATGCTGCTGATTGATCTGCAGGGCGCCACGATGGCGATACGCGGCCTGGCGGTTGCCATCGACCAGAACCGGTTCCTGCGCGCAGACCTGGCACGCGCGCAAGCCACGCGGTTTGCGGTGCAAGAGGCGATCAACCGCATCAGTACCCGCGCCTTCGAAATCCTCGGTGGCATGGCGTTCATGTCCTCCGAGGAA